The Budorcas taxicolor isolate Tak-1 chromosome 5, Takin1.1, whole genome shotgun sequence genome includes a window with the following:
- the DYDC1 gene encoding DPY30 domain-containing protein 1 has translation MESAYLQKFLGTCLTEGLAEVARMRPVDPIEYLALWIYKYKKNVTMEKQRQEEMAQLEHERAVALKEQEAMERLRAEGLLFQQQQLEFQLELEEQEKERQRIEELQRAQEQFEKELRMSMENMAKGEDTLHGEDGADSGKTLAEISDRYGAPNLSRVEELDEPMLSDVALNIDQDL, from the exons ATGGAGTCAGCATATCTTCAAAAGTTTCTTGGGACATGTCTAACTGAAGGTCTTGCGGAAGTGGCAAGGATGCGTCCAGTGGATCCAATAGAATATTTAGCACTGTGGATTTATAAGTATAAGAAAAATGTGACCATGGAGAAACAG AGACAAGAGGAAATGGCCCAACTGGAGCATGAAAGAGCAGTGGCTTTGAAGGAGCAGGAGGCGATGGAGAGACTTAGAGCAGAGGGGCTCCTCTTCCAGCAG CAACAGCTAGAATTCCAGCTGGAGTTGGAagagcaagaaaaagagagacagagaatagaAGAACTGCAGAGAGCTCAAGAACAATTTGAGAAG gaGTTGAGAATGAGCATGGAAAATATGGCTAAGGGTGAAGATACTTTACATGGAGAG GATGGAGCCGACTCAGGCAAAACACTAGCTGAAATTAGTGATCGATATGGGGCACCAAACTTGAGCAGAGTGGAAGAACTCGATGAGCCAATGCTCTCTGAC gtTGCATTAAACATTGATCAAGACTTGTAG